DNA sequence from the Halichoerus grypus chromosome 8, mHalGry1.hap1.1, whole genome shotgun sequence genome:
CGGTGAGGGAAGTGAAGGAAAATAATCAATGCTATTTGGCTGCGGCTGAAGTGTTTTCCCGGCTTCGTGAGGGGGTTTCCATTGATTCACCCTGGGCACTcgctctctccctgcctcctcctcctcgccctcctcctcctcctcgccgccctcctcctcctcctcctcctcctcctcctcgccctCACTCCTCCGCCTCATTCACTGGCTGGAGCCGAGGCGtcccacacaatggaataatcAATACCCAGGCGCCCGGGGCGGCCCCACTGAGCAGGTGCAGCGTCCCGCCCGCCGCGGTGAGTGCCGGGAGTTGTAGTCCGTCCGTCCCTGCTCCCACCGGCCTGCCCGCAAGCGCTGCGTACCCGCGCCGGACAGAGGCCCCAAGGTAGGCCGGCCAGCGGGCGGGGCCACCTTGCTCGACTGTGGTCCTGGGTCCAAGCCAGTGCTTGCAAAGGTGGCAGGCGCCTTTAAACTCCTTCCCgtgttctcctcttcctcctgcctacAGAAACCATacatgtgttttgttgttttaaatcggCTCTAGGGTAAGCCTGGGCTTCTACCAGCTTCCCAGAGCCTCCCCAGGCctatctttcttttccactcccttcttcctgccttacCAGTCCCCCACCTTTCCAATGGGGTACTAGAACCTTCTCTTCCTCAGCAGTTACTCTGAAGTCTCCGAGAGCGTTTGTCTCCTCCACCCAGAGTTGGGTCGGGAAAGGGAGGTTCTGGCTCCTGGTCCTCATCTTCAGGTTATAAGCTCTCTTATATTCTAATAATAACTGTAGAGATCTATTGAGTGCACAGAACAGTTCCAAGCAAGCACTTTTATGTACATTAACTTGCTTAATTCTCACAActagtcccattttacagttgcGGAAACCAGGCCACAAAGAAGTTATGtggcccaaagtcacatggccaGTAAGTGACAGTGCCAGGTTTCAAACCTCGatggtctgactccagagctcacaATAGCTGCTGTGGCCTACTTctcttaaaagtaaaagaaagaaaaagaaagaaagaaagagagaaagagagaaagagagaaagaaagaaagaaagagaaagaaagaaagaaagaaagaaagaaagaaagaaagaaagaaagaaagaaaagaaagaaagaaagaaagaaagaaagaaagaaagaaagaaagaaagaagagaaaaaaaacaaaccttggagtttataggaaaaaaggaaggagaaagaaactaacattttgAGGCTTTATGATGTGACCGTTTATCACTGAATCCCCACCCATAACTGTGGCAGTCCACATCTTACCAAGGAGAGATGAAAAGTTTGGGGAGGTGAAGTAGCCTGCCCAAGACCAAACACCTGGAAATCAAAGCTGGTAGTCAACCCCAGGTCTGTCTGGTTCCTGAGTCTGCCCTCTGCCCCACTGAACTGTACCTTATAACTCAGGGAAGAGGACCTTATAATTCAGGGGAAAAGGTCTTTTTCCCCAcggaagaaaactgaaaatcgAAGGATGGATGAAAAGTAGGCCAGTGATTGGAGCTAGGGGCTGggggccctcccctccctgacTACTGGTACCTGTTATGGAGTGGAAGAGAGATGCATCCAAGACATCCCAAGTTCAAGATGCTATGTCTATAAATCAGTGTCCTCTCCACAGTATTTCCCACAGGTCATTTGTTTCCAGAAACATACTGGGAAGATGACAGATGTTAAGAACCTGGCACTTCTCACCCATCATAGGAGTTGAAAAGAGCCACTGTTCCTCAGCAAGCTACCTCACCCAGAGGGTCAGACACACAGTCTCCAGGTAATCATAGCCCTCAGAGAGAGTAAGGAGAAGGAgctcttctttattttatctCCCAAAGCAGTCAAAGGGCCACCCCCACATCTTCCTGTATTTTAAGCAAACATGAGAGTTTCTCCCACTCCAGACAAAGCCTGCTCAGGGGCCACTGGCAACCCAGTGAAAATTCCTCAGGCTGGCACTCAAGGCCATTTCCACCGTGCCCTTCAACTGTATTTCTAGCCTCATCTCCTTATACACTGGCCAGGTGCTCTCCAGCTTCTTggtctttgctcatgctgttctgTCTCCATCTGGGTCTCTGTTGAGATCCTGTCGTGTCTTTTGTTCCTATCCAAAACACTGTTCCTTCTCTGAAAGTTTTCAACCTTCCCCTAAACACTCATGGCAGGATGTATTATCCCCTCTAAAACTCCTGAGTAGTTAAACTGGTCTTAGTTATCCCCCTTTGCAGCCCATTACTACTCGCTTGTATTTTGTGGGCCGCCATGATAGCCAATAAAATCTCTCTTGGACAGCGTCTGAGTAAGTGGCTTGGATTTCAGGCCTATTTGCCTAGGAAGTGAAGGGGCTGGAGACCGGACTGGGGCTCGGCTTCTTACATCAGGCTGTCCGTGCCGCCCCTGCTCAACTTTAGGTTGAGTCCCGCGGGCAGTAACCGCAGCTTTCCTGTCACCATAGCGACGGGTGGGGCGAGAAAGCAAAATCTCCCTTTGGAACTACACCTCCCATCATGCACCCGGGCCCCAGGGTGCCGGGCTCAGCCTGAGGCCTGAGACCCGGGCCGACCCCCGGGAGCCGGCAGGGGTcgggcaggaggagcagagcgCAGGGGGACTTCTGCGCTCCCGGCCCACCGCGGAGGTCGCGGACCCCCATCACGTAGCGGGCCTCTGGGACCCTGGCCTGTCCTCGGCACCGCCACATCGGGCCTAATATGGCCGCTCGTGCTGGCACCGGGCAGGTGCGCAGAGATCCGGGCCGAGGTCCAAGGCCAGGGACTGCTCCCGGCATTCCTCGCGGGCGTGGCGTAGGCTCCCATCGCCCATCTCCAGGTCCCGCGAGTGGAAAACCCTCGGGCTTTGAGGTGAGACCCGAGGCTCCGCGGGCCGGGCCGGTGCTGTGGCGAAGGGCGGGGTCGTTGCGCGAAGTGAGCCACTGGACACCTGGGGTAGTTGGTATAGAGGGCGAGTGTGGAAAGGAGGACCCCCACTACAGTTTTCCAGGGAACCCTTTGGATTGAGGACATCAGCAAGGGTGTAAGGGATTACCTGGAGATCTGTCACCGTTGCAGAACCTTCAGATACCGGAGCCAGACGGGGGCTATCCATCACTGAGGCAGGGAGAAAGAGCTGTAGCCCCAACACAGAGCTCGGTGACAGCGTGTGCCTCATAAATTcttgcggggtggggggcggtttGCCGAATTGTCACCCTGCAAGGCTGAGCACCCTTGGGAGCTCAGCAGATGTTTATTGATTTAGTGATTGCAGGTAGCATGGCCCAGGCCTTGATTGAGGTGGAGCGAAAGTTCATTCCTGGCCCTGACACAGAGGAGCGGCTGCAGGAGCTGGGGGGCACCCTGGAGCACCAGGTCACCTTCCGGGACAGCTACTATGACACCCCTGAGCTGAGCCTCATGCGGGCGGACCACTGGCTGCGACAGCGAGAGGGTAGTGGATGGGAGCTCAAATATCCGGGAGCGGCAGTGGTCTCAGGACCTCACACTGAGTATGTGGAACTCACAGTTGAGCCTGCAATTGTGGCCAAGCTCTGTGAGGTGCTGGGGGCTGACGTCCAGGGGGCTGGAGGTGTGGCTGTTGTGCTGGGCCCACTGGAGCTGCGGGAAGTAGCTAGTTTTGTGACTAGGCGTAGTGCCTGGAAGCTGGTGCTATCCGGAGCTGATGAAGAGGAGACTCCGCTCAGGGTGGACCTGGATACAGCCGACTTTGGCTACACTGTGGGGGAGGTAGAAGCCCTGGTGTACGAGAAGGCTGAGGTCCCAGCTGCCCTAGAGAAGATCCACAGGCTCAGCAGCATGCTCGGTGAGGGAGACAGGCCCTTCTGTGCTTTCATTGCCTTCCCTACTGCTCTTGCGGATGTACCCACTGAACCAGCTAGAGGGGAGGGTCTTGGCATTATTCTGTAACGGGGATTGTCTTGGCAATTTTTTGGAGGGCCCAGTTTGCTTTTACAGAAGCTGCCTAACTGGATCGGATCCTTCCTTGTCTTCCCTAGTCCTTGCCTCATTTAGTTCTCATACCTCCAGCCGCTCCAAGTTTGCGTCCGTTCTCTGCTTgaatccttccatccatccttccttctcccaaaTCCTGTCCTCTTAATTTTTACAACTACCTAGATCCTCATTTAATTTGTCCTGTTGGCTTTGAGTAAAAGGCAGGAACACTGTATTTATGTGACAGACAACAGGACAAGTCGTGGCAGGTTTTTCTGTAGACAGTTCATCCACAGAAGTATGGGGTTGTGCCTCCCATGAGGCCTTAAAGTGGTGGAATGCTGCTCTCGCTTTCTCAGCAAACATACACTGAGTTGAGTTTCCTGCTCTCCGCCCAGCATGCTGCCAGGCTCTAACAGTAAGACCCTGACTTATCACGGCTCCATACCATAGAGAGGCTAGAATTCTATGTGAATCCCACCCCATGGTTGTtgctgcttctctcctttctctatcCCCGTTCTCTGTGTGCATCTCTGCATGTGCTTCATTACCAACCTAATGAGCTTTGGCCTGCCTCCATGGGCTTTAATCTTGACTGGGGGACAGGAGGAGTAACTGAAAAGAGTGGATATGGAGGCACCCTCTGTCTACATGGCACCTGAGCGACTCTTCACCATTTCTCCTTGCTGGAGGAGAGGCTCATGCTTGGCTTCCCAGCCTCACTCCCACCCGCCGTGGCCCTTGTAGGCCCCACTGGCACAGGCCAATCAGGGTGTGCGCTGGCGGGTTACAGAAACTGGTTGGATGGCATTCAGAATCCCAGTGCTGCCCCGGAAACAACTTTGGGGTCGGCTATGAGGGCAGGGAGCCGAGTCAAAGCATTTACAgctctgtctgcttctctcctttctcctctggcCTGCAGGCGTGCCGGCGCAGGAGCGAGCACCTGCCAAGGTGCTGGTGTACTTACAGTGCTTCCGGCCTCAGGACTACCAGCACCTGCTAGAAGTATACAGCCCCAGAGAGAGGCCACAGGGGACTAACGCTCCTGACAGCAGCTTGGCCTAGGGTGTCACTTCCTCAACAGCGAAGAGAACTCTGGGTCTAACGGGGTTCCTTCCTGAGCACACTGTGCCTCTTCCCCTGGCCTCCTTCCCACAGTGactcctctctctccagctctgcctGTTCTTTCACCTTACCCTCAGCTATCCTTCCTTGAGC
Encoded proteins:
- the THTPA gene encoding thiamine-triphosphatase, whose amino-acid sequence is MAQALIEVERKFIPGPDTEERLQELGGTLEHQVTFRDSYYDTPELSLMRADHWLRQREGSGWELKYPGAAVVSGPHTEYVELTVEPAIVAKLCEVLGADVQGAGGVAVVLGPLELREVASFVTRRSAWKLVLSGADEEETPLRVDLDTADFGYTVGEVEALVYEKAEVPAALEKIHRLSSMLGVPAQERAPAKVLVYLQCFRPQDYQHLLEVYSPRERPQGTNAPDSSLA